A single window of Halobacterium jilantaiense DNA harbors:
- a CDS encoding adenylate kinase family protein: protein MRVAVTGTPGTGKTTATELLDTDLDVEHLNDLVASEGLYNEVDDARGSKVVDVDAARAYFEGRDDLLVESHLAHHLDDLDRVVVLRCEPGELDDRLQDRGEPPEKAGENAESEALDVILSEAVRDHGRETVYEIDTTGRDPEAVASDVQAVLDGDRDPSAGDVDFTDYL, encoded by the coding sequence GTGAGAGTCGCGGTCACGGGCACCCCGGGCACCGGGAAGACGACCGCCACAGAGCTACTCGACACCGACCTCGATGTCGAACACCTCAACGACCTGGTCGCCTCGGAGGGCCTCTACAACGAGGTCGACGACGCCCGGGGCAGCAAGGTCGTGGACGTCGACGCCGCCCGTGCGTACTTCGAAGGGCGCGACGACCTGCTCGTGGAGTCCCACCTCGCACACCACCTCGACGACCTGGACCGCGTGGTCGTGTTGCGGTGCGAGCCCGGCGAACTGGACGACCGGCTCCAGGACCGCGGCGAACCACCCGAGAAAGCGGGCGAGAACGCCGAGAGCGAGGCGCTCGACGTCATCCTCTCGGAGGCCGTCCGCGACCACGGCCGGGAGACGGTGTACGAGATAGACACGACCGGCCGCGACCCGGAGGCGGTCGCGAGCGACGTGCAGGCCGTCTTGGACGGCGACCGGGACCCGTCGGCCGGCGACGTGGACTTCACCGACTACCTATGA
- a CDS encoding CDP-alcohol phosphatidyltransferase family protein — MTLDQYRDIADRLLAPWVRAAKAVGATPNAVSVVAFGLAVGAGAAFWVATPLAYAGGALLVFLNGWLDLLDGALARELGTESEAGDMLDHVLDRYADVVVVSGLAAGLDQFGLGLAAVTGVLLTSYLGTQAQAVGLDRVYGGLLGRADRLALVGATTAVTALVPTVAGYSPVAALLVVFAVVGHLTAVQRFVSAWRQLA, encoded by the coding sequence ATGACACTCGACCAGTACCGGGACATCGCCGACCGACTGCTCGCGCCCTGGGTGCGCGCCGCGAAGGCCGTCGGCGCGACGCCGAACGCCGTGAGCGTCGTCGCGTTCGGGCTCGCAGTCGGGGCGGGTGCCGCGTTCTGGGTGGCGACGCCGCTGGCGTACGCCGGTGGCGCGCTGCTGGTGTTCCTGAACGGCTGGCTGGACCTGCTGGACGGCGCGCTCGCCCGGGAACTCGGCACGGAATCGGAGGCCGGGGACATGCTCGACCACGTCCTCGACCGGTACGCCGACGTGGTCGTGGTGTCGGGGCTCGCCGCGGGCCTCGACCAGTTCGGGCTCGGGCTGGCGGCCGTCACGGGCGTGCTGCTCACCTCCTACCTCGGCACGCAGGCGCAGGCAGTCGGCCTCGACAGGGTGTACGGCGGGCTGCTCGGGCGCGCGGACCGCCTCGCGCTCGTCGGCGCGACGACCGCCGTGACCGCGCTCGTCCCGACCGTCGCGGGCTACTCGCCGGTGGCGGCGCTGCTGGTCGTGTTCGCGGTCGTCGGCCACCTCACGGCGGTCCAGCGGTTCGTCTCGGCGTGGCGGCAGCTCGCCTGA
- a CDS encoding multiprotein bridging factor aMBF1: MAQCEMCGKEVSNPKTVKVEGAEIDVCDDCADFGTEVKTDSSSSTSTKYSTSSSSQSSGSSGSSQSSGGSSGGRRRRDMFDEMEELAGDYDDRLRNAREQEGLSQEELADELNEKASVIRKLERGDSLPSDDVREKLENHLGISLTESGDADADEDWSSSGGSAGLTLGDKVRRKGDDG; this comes from the coding sequence ATGGCCCAGTGCGAGATGTGTGGCAAGGAGGTCTCGAACCCGAAGACCGTGAAGGTCGAGGGAGCAGAGATCGACGTCTGCGACGACTGTGCCGACTTCGGCACGGAAGTCAAGACGGACTCGTCCTCGTCCACCAGCACGAAGTACTCGACGTCCTCGTCCAGCCAGTCCTCCGGGTCCTCCGGTAGCTCGCAGTCCTCCGGAGGGTCCTCGGGCGGCCGACGACGCCGGGACATGTTCGACGAGATGGAGGAACTGGCCGGCGACTACGACGACCGGCTGCGGAACGCCCGCGAGCAGGAGGGGCTGAGCCAGGAGGAGCTCGCCGACGAACTCAACGAGAAGGCCAGCGTCATCCGGAAGCTGGAGCGCGGCGACAGCCTCCCGAGCGACGACGTGCGGGAGAAGCTGGAGAACCACCTCGGCATCTCGCTCACCGAGAGCGGCGACGCGGACGCCGACGAGGACTGGTCGTCGAGCGGCGGCAGCGCCGGCCTAACGCTCGGCGACAAGGTCCGGCGCAAGGGCGACGACGGCTGA
- the tpiA gene encoding triose-phosphate isomerase: MFVLVNLKAYPCDPVAVAEAAADVAGDTEATVAVAPQAADLARVADTGVTTYAQHVSPNGHGSHTGSTLAESVADNGAVGTLLNHSEARRKLADIDGSLDAAARADLDTVVCANNPEQVAAAAALGPDAVAVEPPELIGTGTPVSQADPDVVEDAVDAAAAVDPSVDVYCGAGISTGDDVVAAEELGASGVLLASGVAKADDPRTALEDLVAPLD; the protein is encoded by the coding sequence GTGTTCGTACTCGTCAATCTGAAGGCGTACCCCTGTGACCCGGTCGCGGTCGCCGAGGCCGCAGCGGACGTCGCCGGCGACACCGAGGCGACGGTCGCGGTCGCCCCGCAGGCCGCCGACCTCGCGCGGGTCGCCGACACCGGCGTCACCACGTACGCACAGCACGTCAGCCCGAACGGCCACGGCAGCCACACCGGCAGCACGCTCGCCGAGTCCGTCGCCGACAACGGTGCCGTCGGCACGCTCCTGAACCACTCCGAGGCCCGCCGGAAGCTCGCGGACATCGACGGCAGCCTCGACGCAGCGGCGCGCGCCGACCTCGACACGGTCGTCTGCGCGAACAACCCCGAGCAGGTGGCGGCCGCCGCGGCGCTCGGCCCGGACGCCGTCGCCGTCGAGCCGCCGGAGCTCATCGGCACCGGGACACCGGTCTCGCAGGCCGACCCGGACGTCGTGGAGGACGCTGTCGACGCCGCGGCGGCCGTCGACCCGAGCGTCGACGTCTACTGCGGTGCCGGCATCAGCACGGGCGATGACGTCGTCGCCGCAGAGGAACTGGGCGCGAGCGGCGTCCTGCTCGCGTCGGGCGTCGCGAAAGCCGACGACCCGCGCACGGCGCTCGAAGACCTCGTCGCGCCGCTGGACTGA